A window of Parambassis ranga chromosome 10, fParRan2.1, whole genome shotgun sequence contains these coding sequences:
- the aga gene encoding N(4)-(beta-N-acetylglucosaminyl)-L-asparaginase, which produces MFLSLLVYSLMFFLPLGRSSLPLVINTWPFKNAASSAWSVLQSSGSVLDAVEKGCARCETEQCDGSVGYGGSPDESGETTLDAMIMNGDTMEVGAVADLRRIKNAIGVARAVMEYTDHTLLVGESASLFAENMGFIAEDLTTNKSLNIFSQWLKGNCQPNYRKNVSPDSSQSCGPYRPKGTLRRSRRAQHANLHSHDTIGMIALDQHGHMAAGTSTNGLTHKVPGRVGDSPIVGAGAYADSSAGGAAATGDGDVMMRFLPSYLAVELMRAGADPMAACKSAISRIKRHYSEFFGAIICANTTGHYGAACNKVSGFTQFQFMVSNADSDAPVLKSVDCE; this is translated from the exons ATGTTTCTATCGCTCCTTGTTTACTCTCTAATGTTCTTTCTTCCACTGGGACGCTCGTCGTTACCGCTTGTTATCAATACGTGGCCATTTAAGAATGCAGCGAGTTCAG CGTGGAGTGTCCTGCAGTCCAGTGGCTCTGTGCTGGATGCAGTGGAGAAAGGCTGTGCCCGCTGTGAAACGGAGCAGTGTGATGGCAGCGTAGGCTATGGTGGCAGCCCAGATGAGTCTGGAGAGACCACGCTGGATGCCATGATCATGAACGG tgacacaATGGAGGTGGGTGCAGTTGCAGACCTGAGAAGAATCAAAAATGCCATTGGAGTTGCAAGAGCTGTGATGGAGTACACTGACCACACACTGCTTGTGGGAGAGTCAG CTTCTCTCTTTGCTGAAAACATGGGCTTCATCGCAGAAGACCTGACTACCAACAAATCTCTGAATATTTTCTCACAGTGGCTGAAGGGCAACTGCCAACCTAATTAtcgaaag AATGTGAGCCCAGATTCTTCTCAGTCCTGTGGACCCTACAGACCCAAGGGGACACTAAGGCGGAGCAGGAGAGCACAGCATGCCAATTTACATTCCCATGACACCATAG GGATGATTGCTCTTGATCAGCATGGCCACATGGCTGCCGGTACATCAACCAATGGCCTAACTCACAAGGTTCCAGG TCGTGTTGGGGACTCTCCTATTGTGGGTGCTGGGGCCTATGCAGACAGTTCAGCTGGCGGAGCTGCTGCTACTGGGGATGGAGACGTCATGATGCGCTTTCTACCCAG TTACTTGGCCGTGGAGCTGATGAGAGCCGGGGCCGATCCCATGGCAGCCTGCAAGTCGGCCATTTCCAGAATCAAGAGGCATTACTCTGAGTTCTTTGGAGCCATCATCTGCGCTAACACAACAGGCCATTATG GTGCAGCCTGCAACAAAGTCAGTGGCTTCACACAGTTCCAATTCATGGTGTCAAACGCAGACTCAGACGCACCCGTCCTGAAATCTGTAGATTGTGAATAA